Sequence from the Meiothermus sp. CFH 77666 genome:
AAGACCACCGAGAGCCTGAAGCTCGACGATGGAGGCCGGGCCAGCATCCAGCGGGTCAACTGGGAACCGGTCAAGGTGACCTACTTTCCACCCAAAGAGATGCTGGCTGAAGTCAAGGCGGCCAGGGCCCTCAAGGCATTCCCGGTGAGCCGGGCCCGGCAGGACCGCCGGGCCCTCAGGGTGCACCAGGGCCCCAGGGTCCACAAGGTTTGCAAGGCCCTCCTGGCCCCCAAGGGCCACAAGGTGAACCCGGGCCACCTGGTCCTCAGGGCCCTCCAGGCCCGCAGGGCTTGCAGGGGCCTCCGGGTAATCAAGGCCCACAAGGTATCCCGGGCGAGGCTGGCCCGCTGGGCTCGATTCCTATTCCCAGGCCGCCCGGGCTCTCTGATGTCGTGGTGCCATATGCTTTGGCTGCAACCGCTGCGACAACTTTAGCCCTAACCGCCAACCGGGTGTACTGGATACCCATATTGGTAGGCCGCATTCTCACCCTAAGCGCGCTCCAAATCAACGTAACTACGGCAGCGGCTGGAGCGCACGAGGTGGGCATCTATGAAAGCAATGCCAGTATGCAACCTGCTGGCCGGCTTGTGGGGGTAACGTTCGATGCTGGCACTACTGGCATCAAAAGCCAAACAATCAACGTGACTTTGAACCCTGGTGTGTATTGGATAGCATGGGCATCAGGTTCTGCGGCGACTGTACGCGCAGTCGCCTTGGCCGCACTCAGATCGCTAGCAATACCATCGCTAGGCACTGCTAATACCACAGGCTATTTCACCTCGGGGTCTACCCTGCCCAGCGCAGCACCCACCACCGGGTATAGCCGGTTAGATGGATCTGTACTGCCTGCGGTGGGGCTAACTTACTAAGCTGGCGCAATCCAGCGAGTTCGGTCGCAGCGTTGCAAAAACGGTAGATTCTGAGTTTTGCAACACTGCGACCGCCAGACCTTAAATGCCGGTTTCATATAGGTGTTGCAGAATGTAGGCATGAAATACGGATATGCCAGAGTCTCCACCACCGACCAGAACCTAGATAGCCAGATCATCAAGCTGCGAAAAGCGGGGGCAAAGGACATCTTTAGCGAGAGCGTGTCCAGCCGACGCTGGGAGCGCCCTCAGTGGCTGGCAGTTTTGGAGAAGCTAAAAAAGGGAGATACCTTGATTGTTTGGCGCTTGGATCGAGCGGTGGCCAGCGTGGAGCAGCTTGAGCGCCTGGTCAAACACCTGGAGGAACGTGGCGCTCTGCTTCACAGCCTGACCGAGAACCTGGATACCAGTACCGCCATGGGCCGGGCCATGGTGCAGATGATCGGCGTTATTAACCAGCTCAGGCTAGACGTGATGCGTGAGAATACCCAGGCCGGCCTGGCCGGGGCCCGGGCCCGAGGGGTCATTCTGGGAAGGCGGCCCATCTTGACCCCGGCCCTCGAGGCCGAGGCCCTCGAGATGATCAACGTCTATGGCCGTAGCCAAACCCACGTGGCCCGTATTATGCGGGTCAGCAAGTCCACCATCTCGCGCATTGTGACCCGCGACCGCCTGGCCCGGTTAGGTTCAGAACAGAATAAAAGTGTGCCGGCAACCCAATGAAGGCCTCG
This genomic interval carries:
- a CDS encoding recombinase family protein — encoded protein: MKYGYARVSTTDQNLDSQIIKLRKAGAKDIFSESVSSRRWERPQWLAVLEKLKKGDTLIVWRLDRAVASVEQLERLVKHLEERGALLHSLTENLDTSTAMGRAMVQMIGVINQLRLDVMRENTQAGLAGARARGVILGRRPILTPALEAEALEMINVYGRSQTHVARIMRVSKSTISRIVTRDRLARLGSEQNKSVPATQ